One genomic segment of Mytilus trossulus isolate FHL-02 chromosome 4, PNRI_Mtr1.1.1.hap1, whole genome shotgun sequence includes these proteins:
- the LOC134715619 gene encoding uncharacterized protein LOC134715619 isoform X1, giving the protein MFTKKTYLDLLSTNMDLFSLLRNNLSPSKKMIHAINSKDVSLIEDILRSGFNVNSRVYEQGGETALHIAVSKDNYSKPVIEKLIEYKADPSVTNDFGVTSLHRAASNDDADIAFLLQHDKSSTSINDFWVSFTRDFTRWLQHHTVSPKTLMILLLATPNFAKYPENIRKTMFTTVLNEQTPFYNCLKVMAVIDKALRNQQIAQIPDDDERKEFLEWLDNFKRKVPTLQHCSRMALRQAFDNKWNVIYGTERLYLPKSLKQFVKFNDITSVGLST; this is encoded by the exons atgtttacaaaaaag aCTTATTTAGACCTACTTTCCACAAATATGGATTTATTTAGTTTGCTGAGGAATAATTTATCACCATCCAAAAAGATGATACATGCAATAAACTCAAAAGATGTTTCATTAATAGAGGACATTTTGAGGTCTGGATTTAATGTGAATTCAAGAGTATACGAACAAGGAGGCGAAACTGCTCTTCATATAGCTGTATCTAAGGATAACTATAGCAAACCTGTTATTGAAAAACTCATAGAATACAAAGCAGATCCTTCTGTCACAAATGATTTTGGTGTCACCTCTTTACACAGAGCAGCTTCAAATGATGACGCAGACATTGCATTCTTATTACAACATGACAAAAGTTCCACATCTATAAATGACTTCTGGGTCTCTTTCACAAGGGATTTTACTCGCTGGCTGCAACATCATACTGTatcaccaaaaactttaatgatTCTACTATTAGCCACCCCAAACTTTGCTAAATACCcagaaaatattagaaaaactaTGTTTACAACTGTTTTAAATGAACAGACACCATTTTATAACTGTTTGAAAGTTATGGCTGTGATAGATAAAGCCTTGAGAAACCAGCAGATTGCACAAATTCCTGATGATGACGAAAGGAAAGAATTTCTGGAATGGTTAGACAATTTTAAACGTAAGGTACCAACTCTTCAGCACTGCAGTCGGATGGCTTTAAGACAAGCATTTGATAACAAATGGAATGTGATATATGGAACTGAGAGGTTATATTTACCAAAATCTCTAAAACAGTTTGTTAAGTTCAATGATATAACCAGTGTTGGCTTATCAACTTAA
- the LOC134715619 gene encoding uncharacterized protein LOC134715619 isoform X2, whose translation MDLFSLLRNNLSPSKKMIHAINSKDVSLIEDILRSGFNVNSRVYEQGGETALHIAVSKDNYSKPVIEKLIEYKADPSVTNDFGVTSLHRAASNDDADIAFLLQHDKSSTSINDFWVSFTRDFTRWLQHHTVSPKTLMILLLATPNFAKYPENIRKTMFTTVLNEQTPFYNCLKVMAVIDKALRNQQIAQIPDDDERKEFLEWLDNFKRKVPTLQHCSRMALRQAFDNKWNVIYGTERLYLPKSLKQFVKFNDITSVGLST comes from the coding sequence ATGGATTTATTTAGTTTGCTGAGGAATAATTTATCACCATCCAAAAAGATGATACATGCAATAAACTCAAAAGATGTTTCATTAATAGAGGACATTTTGAGGTCTGGATTTAATGTGAATTCAAGAGTATACGAACAAGGAGGCGAAACTGCTCTTCATATAGCTGTATCTAAGGATAACTATAGCAAACCTGTTATTGAAAAACTCATAGAATACAAAGCAGATCCTTCTGTCACAAATGATTTTGGTGTCACCTCTTTACACAGAGCAGCTTCAAATGATGACGCAGACATTGCATTCTTATTACAACATGACAAAAGTTCCACATCTATAAATGACTTCTGGGTCTCTTTCACAAGGGATTTTACTCGCTGGCTGCAACATCATACTGTatcaccaaaaactttaatgatTCTACTATTAGCCACCCCAAACTTTGCTAAATACCcagaaaatattagaaaaactaTGTTTACAACTGTTTTAAATGAACAGACACCATTTTATAACTGTTTGAAAGTTATGGCTGTGATAGATAAAGCCTTGAGAAACCAGCAGATTGCACAAATTCCTGATGATGACGAAAGGAAAGAATTTCTGGAATGGTTAGACAATTTTAAACGTAAGGTACCAACTCTTCAGCACTGCAGTCGGATGGCTTTAAGACAAGCATTTGATAACAAATGGAATGTGATATATGGAACTGAGAGGTTATATTTACCAAAATCTCTAAAACAGTTTGTTAAGTTCAATGATATAACCAGTGTTGGCTTATCAACTTAA